ACCCGGCTTTCGGCCGGACGACCACACGAATCCAGAGGTTTTAACCCGGCTTGAGGCTATAATGCCGGCCTTTCCGTTCTTACCTTGCCCGCTTCCGGAGCCCGCATGACCCAGGATCAACTCAAACAGGCCGTGGCCCAGGCCGCCGTCGACTTCATCCTTCCGAAACTCGACGACAAGAGCATCGTCGGGGTCGGCACCGGCTCCACCGCCAACTGCTTCATCGATGCCCTGGCCCAGCACAAGGGCGCGTTCGATGGCGCGGTCGCCAGTTCTGAAGCCACTGCCGCGCGCCTCAAGGGCCACGGGATTCCGGTGTACGAACTGAACACGGTCAGCGATCTGGAGTTTTACATCGACGGCGCCGACGAAAGCGACGCGCACCTGAACCTGATCAAGGGCGGCGGCGCAGCCCTGACCCGCGAGAAGATCGTCGCGGCCGTGGCCAAGACCTTCATCTGCATCGCCGACGGCAGCAAACTGGTGCCAGTACTCGGCGCGTTCCCGCTGCCGGTGGAAGTGATCCCGATGGCTCGCAGCCACGTTGCCCGCCAACTGGTGAAACTGGGCGGCGACCCGGTCTACCGTGAAGGCGTGCTGACCGACAACGGCAACATCATCCTCGACGTGTTCAACCTGCAGATCACCAACCCGGTGGAGCTGGAAGCGCAGATCAACGCGATCGTCGGCGTGGTCACCAACGGTTTGTTCGCGGCGCGTCCGGCGGATCTGCTGTTGTTGGGCACGAGTGAAGGTGTGAAGACCCTGAAGGCTGAGTAAGCCGAAACTGCCCACATTTTTGTGGGCAGATGAAAAAACTGTGGGAGCTGGCTTGCCAGCGATAGCGGTATGTCAGCCGACATGTTTGGCGGCTGACCCTCCCTCATCGCGAGCAAGCTCGCTCCCACAGTGCTTTGTGGTGCAAATCAGTTTTGCGCAGGTTTCTTGAAAACGTAAAACAGATTCGGCTCACTCACCAGATACAACGTCCCGTCATCATCCATCGCTATACCCTCCGCCTGCGGCACGGTTTTCCGCAAGCCCTGCCGACCCTTGATCAGGGAAAGGGTGCTCAACGGGCGCCCGTCCACATCCAGTTCCAGAATCAGCCGCGACTCATCCGACAGCGCCAGCAAATGGCCGCTGCGCTCGTCGTATTGCAGGCTCGACAGGTCACGCACGAACATCCCGGCGTCGCGTTTGGGGTTGTTGATCACATGTACTGCGTAGGACTTTTCCGGGTTGAAGTGCGGAAAGCCGTGCACTTCGTAGATCAGCATCGGATCGCGCTCCTTGGCCACGAACAGGCGCTTGCCCACCGAGTCATAGGCCAGACCTTCGAAACCCTTGTTGCCGCTCATGTGCACGCCGAGCGTCATCTGCTCCGCGTCCGCTGCGTCGAGGAACGTGGTGTCGTGCTCCAGATGAATCTTGATCAGACGTTGCTGACGTTCGTCGGTAATCACGTAAGTGTCGGCACTGATGAATTCCACCGCCTCTGGATCGCCGAAACCGATCAACGCAACACGCCGCAGAATCCGGCCTTCCAGCGACAGCTCGATCAGCTCGGCATTCTTGTTGGTAACGGTGAACAGGCTTTTGCGCACCGGGTCGTAGGTCAGCGCGGAGACGTCATCGTTCAACCCTTCGATGACCCGCGATTCGATGTCCACCCGATATTGATCCAGACCGATGGACTCCGTGCTCTGTGGCTGCCAAAGGGTATGCAGATTGAACCAGGCACGCTCGAACAGGCGCAGGTATTGGCCGATCGCAATCAACGCGATCAAGGCAATCACCGACAGGATGATCAGAAAGGGTTTGGGACGGGCAAGTCGACGCATTCGGGCTGGGCTCGGGATCAAAACAGGCGGATGAAATATCACGCCTGTCTGAATCGAAGCTTAATGGCCACTTGCCCCGGACGACAACCTTGCTGCGGCAGGCGGATTATTTCTGTTTTTCGAAGCGGTAGAACAGGTTCGGCTCGCTGACCATGTACAGCGTGCCCGCCTCGTCCATGGTCACGCCTTCGGCGCGGGGAATGGTCTGCTTCAGGCCATTGAAACCGCCCAGCAGGGTCATGAAACTGACCTGATCGCCCTTCTCGTCCAGCTCCAGCAACAGGTGCGAGTCGGCAGACAGTACGAGTGTGTGGCCGGTACGAGGATCAATGGCCAGGGCCGAGAGGTTGCGAATGTCCAACTCGTTGCTCGGCAGTTTTTGCTTGTCGCCGGTGAGGGTCTGGCTGCCGTCGCTTTTCCAGGTGAACAGCGCCGGCGGGCGCTCTTCGCCCAGCAACAGTCGCTGATTGCGCGCGTCCCAGGTGATAGCTTCGAAGGCCTTGTTCTGGTTCTTCGAGGGGCCGAGGTCATATTTCGGGAAATCGTCGCGCTTCAGCTCGCGAGTATTGGCATCGACCTTGACGATCGACAGCATATGTTCACGCTCATCGACAATGGCCAGCAAGCCATTGCCCATGACGGTCACGCCTTCCGGGTTGATCCAGCCCACCAGCGGCATCTTGCGCAGCACGTCGCCCTGCAAGGTCAGCTCGACCAGAAACGGGTTCTTGCCCATGACCGAAAACAGGGTCTTGGTCTGCGGGTCATAAGACAGATCCGACGCCTCGTCCTTTTCCATGCCCGGCAACAGCTTGGCGTCGATCACCACCCGATAGTCCGGCAACCAGACACTCGCCGTGCGTTCAGCCGGGCTTTCGAAGCGCTCGCGCACCCATAGCAGGCCCCTGTCATCCCAATGCATCGCATACGCCAGGCCGTAACCGGCGGCGACTACCAGCAACAGCCAGTAATACCAGCGCAGGGCGAAACGTGAACGGCGAGGTGTATTGAGCTGAGTTTGAGATGACATCAGAGGACGCGTTCCGAAAAATTCAGGCTAAGGGTAATAGCACAAAGAGGCCGGCTCAGACGCCAGAATGACCGGAATTATCCGGACAAGATGTGAAAAAAACGGCAAATGGCCGGATTGCCTTATGCCTTTGCGGGCTGCGACACAAAAACAAATGTGGGAGCCAGCCTGCTGGCGATTGCGGTGTATCAGTCGAATCAAACATCAACTGACATTCCGTCATCGCCAGCAGGCTGGTTCCCACAGGGTTTTGCAGTGTTGCAGTCAGCGAACGCTGCTGATGAAGCGACTGGCGCCCGGCAGTTCCAGCACGATGTCATCGCCGACGTTCAGCGGACCCACGCCCACCGGCGTACCGGTCAGGATCACGTCACCGGCCTGCAGCGAGAAGCAGCCGGCCATGTGCTGGATCATCGGCACGATCGGGTTGAGCATCGCGCTGCTGTTGCCGTCCTGGCGCACTTCGCCATTGATGGTCAGGCGGATGCCGATGTCGGTGAGGTCGGCAAAGGTGCTGCCGACCACGAACGGTGCAATCACCGCCGCGCCGTCGAACGACTTGGCGATTTCCCACGGCAGGCCCTTGGACTTGAGCTCGGCCTGCTTGTCGCGCAGGGTCAGGTCCAGCGCCGGGGCGAAACCGGAGATCGCGTCCAGCACTTCTTCACGGCTGGGTTTGGTCGACAGCGGCTTGCCGATCAACACGGCGATTTCCGCTTCGTAATGCACGGAGCCACGCTCGGTCGGAATGCTGAAACCGCCTTCCAGCGGCACCACGCAACTGCCCGGCTTGATGAACAGCAACGGCTCGGTAGGCACCGGATTGTCCAGTTCCTTGGCGTGTTCGGCGTAGTTGCGGCCGATGCACACCACTTTCCCCAGCGGAAAATGAATCCGCGTACCGTCGACATACTGGTGCTGATAGCTCATTACCGACTCCTGCCTTCATTGATTCATCAGGGATTGCCAATCAAACCGCGAAGATCTTGCCCGGGTTCATGATGCCGTTCGGATCGAACACTGCTTTGACCGCTTTCATGTATTCGATTTCGACCGGCGAGCGGCTGTAGGTCAAGTAGTCGCGCTTGGTCATGCCCACGCCGTGCTCGGCGGAAATCGAACCGTTGTACTTCTCGACGGTTTCGAACACCCACTTGTTGACGGTGGCGCACTTGGCGAAAAACTCGTCCTTGCTCAGGTTGTCCGGCTTGAGGATGTTCAGGTGCAGGTTGCCGTCGCCGATGTGGCCGAACCAGACGATTTCGAAGTCTGGATAATGTTTGCCGACGATCGCGTCGATTTCCCGCAGGAACGCCGGCACTTTCGAGACGGTGACCGAGATATCGTTCTTGTATGGCGTCCAGTGGGAGATGGTTTCGGAGATGTACTCGCGCAACTTCCACAGGTTCTGCAACTGGGTTTCACTCTGGCTCATCACGCCGTCCAGCACCCAGCCCTGCTCCACGCAATGCTCGAAGGTTTCCAGGGCGCTGTTGGCCACTTCCTCGGTGGTCGCTTCGAATTCCAGCAAGGCATAGAACGGGCAGTCGGTTTCGAACGGTGCCGGGACATCGCCACGGCCCATGACCTTGGCCAGGGCCTTGTCGGAGAAGAATTCGAACGCGGTCAGGTCGAGCTTGCCCTGAAAGGCGTGCAGCACCGGCATGATCGAATCGAAATCGGCGGTGCCGAGGACCATCGCGGTCAGGTTTTTCGGTGCACGATCCAGGCGCATGGTGGCTTCGACCACAAAACCGAGGGTGCCTTCGGCGCCGATGAACAGCTGCCGCAGGTCATAACCGGTGGCGTTTTTGATCAGATCCTTGTTGAGTTCCAGCACGTCGCCCTTGCCGGTGACGACTTTCATGCCCGCCACCCAGTTGCGGGTCATGCCGTAGCGAATGACCTTGATCCCGCCGGCATTGGTGCCGATATTGCCGCCAATCTGGCTGGAACCGGCCGACGCGAAGTCCACCGGGTAGTACAAATCATGTTCTTCGGCCGCGTTCTGCAATTGCTCGGTGACCACACCCGGCTGACAAACGGCGGTACGGTCAGTGAGGTTGATGTCGAGAATCTGGTTCATGTAGTCGAACGACACGACCACTTCGCCATTGGCGGCTACGGCAGCGGCGGAAAGTCCGGTGCGGCCGCCCGACGGCACCAGCGCCACTTTGTGTTCGTTGGCCCAGCGGACGATGGCCTGCACCTGCTCGATGGTCTTGGGGAACACAATGGCGCTGGGCGCCGGGGCGAAGTGCTTGGTCCAATCCTTGCCGTATGCGTTCAGGGAGTCGGCATCGGTCAGGACCTTGCCAGGCTCGACCAGGGTCTTCAGTTCATCAATCAGGGCAGGATTGGTCATCGACGGAACTCTCGAACAATTCATGGTCATCCTGAGAACGCTTCACGTCGCAGGAATGAGTGATTAGCGGGGCGGCTATGCTAGCATACCGACCCCGCAGGCCAGTGCCCAACGGCGGTTCTGCGGTGACGGCTTTCTTGTCGTCCGGGTCAGCGTCTGTTGACCATTTCCTGCCATTTTTCTCCGGGATACAGGTTTACGCAGATGAGCAAGACTTCTCTCGATAAGAGCAAGATCAAGTTCCTTCTTCTCGAAGGCGTCCACCAATCGGCTGTCGACGTCCTCAAGGCGGCGGGCTACACCAGCATCGAATACCTGACTGGCTCCCTGCCGGAAGACCAGCTCAAGGAAAAGATCGCTGACGCTCACTTCATCGGCATTCGTTCGCGCACCCAACTGACCGAAGAGATCTTCGATCACGCGAAGAAGCTGGTGGCAGTCGGCTGTTTCTGCATCGGCACCAACCAGGTTGATCTGAGTGCTGCCCGCGAGCGCGGCATCGCCGTTTTCAACGCGCCGTACTCCAACACCCGATCCGTTGCCGAGCTGGTGCTGGCCGAAGCGATCCTGCTGCTGCGCGGCATCCCTGAGAAAAACGCTTCCTGCCACCGTGGTGGCTGGATCAAGTCGGCGGCCAACTCCTTCGAGATCCGCGGCAAGAAACTGGGCATCGTCGGCTACGGCTCGATCGGTACTCAGCTGTCGGTCCTGGCTGAAGGCTTAGGGATGCAGGTGTTCTTCTACGACACCGTGACCAAGCTGCCACTGGGCAACGCGACCCAGGTCGGAAACCTGCACGAGCTGCTGGGCATGTCCGACATCGTCACCCTGCACGTTCCGGAAACTGCTGCGACCCAGTGGATGATCGGCGAGAAGGAAATCCGCGCCATCAAGAAGGGCGGCATCCTGATCAACGCGGCACGCGGCACCGTGGTCGAGCTGGATCACTTGGCTGCAGCGATCAAGGACAAGCACCTGATCGGCGCCGCCATCGACGTGTTCCCGGTCGAGCCGCGTTCCAACGATGAAGAGTTCGAAAGCCCGCTGCGTGGCCTGGACAACGTGATCCTGACCCCGCACATCGGCGGTTCCACCGCTGAAGCGCAAGCCAACATCGGTCTGGAAGTGGCAGAGAAACTGGTCAAGTACAGCGACAACGGTACCTCGGTATCGTCCGTGAACTTCCCGGAAGTGGCCCTGCCGGCTCACCCTGGCAAGCACCGCCTGCTGCACATCCACGAGAACATCCCGGGTGTGATGAGCGAGATCAACAAGGTCTTCGCCGAAAACGGCATCAACATCTCCGGTCAGTTCCTGCAGACCAACGAGAAGGTCGGCTACGTGGTGATCGACGTCGACGCCGAGTACTCGGAGCTGGCGCAAGAGAAGCTGCAACACGTCAACGGCACCATCCGTAGCCGCGTGCTGTTCTGATCAAACGCTGAGCGACAAAAAAGGGAGCCCCTCGGGGCTCCCTTTTTCATGCCGGCGGAAAAGTCATTTCACCGTCACGGTGATCTTTTCCGAAACGATTGGCGGATCGAAGGCCATGTGGCCCTTGTCGCCCAGCTCCAGCTGCAAGGTGTGCTTGCCTGGCGTCAAGGTCAGCTCGGTTTCGGTCTGGGCCTTGCCGAAGTGGATGTGGTTGGTATCGGTCGGGATCACGCTGCCCGCCGGGACAATTTCCTTGGCATCGACCAGCAGGTGATGGTGCCCGGTGTTCGCGGTCGGGTCGCCGGCCGGTGCCAGGGCAATGCCTTTGACTTCAAACTTGACCTTGAATGTCTTGTCCACAACGGCACCGCTGCTCGGTTCGACGATACTCACTGAAGCACCCGCCGGTGCCGGTGTAGCGGCGCTGGCCATCATCGAAGCACTTAACAGAAGCCCTGCCAAAGCGGCGCGTGACATGAATGTTTTCATTCTCTTCTCCAGTTTTTCCGTAAAATCCGCGCGGTCATGACAACTTCATGACCATTCGTTGTCGAAGGCACTCGACAACCATAGCAAAGCGAGCCTGAACAGCAGGCCGCGACAATGATTTCAAAGGAGTGACCATGCGCTTTCTGCCTGGCCTGATCTGCCTGCTACCCCTTCTGAGCCCGCTGGCTCATGCCGAACTGATTGACGACGTCTACGACCGTGGCGAGTTGCGCATTGCCCTTGAGGCTAATACACCGCCCTTCAATTTCAAGGACGGCGACACACTCACGGGGTTCGAGGTCGAGCTGGGGCAACTGCTGGCCAACGAGCTGGATGTTCGCGCCGATTTCATCGTCACCGACGAAGCCGATCTGCTCCAGGGCGTCGAAAGCGGCAAGTACGACGTCGCGCTCAACCACATAGCACTGACCCCGGAACTCAAGGATCGTTTCGACTTCAGCGAGCCT
The sequence above is a segment of the Pseudomonas sp. HS6 genome. Coding sequences within it:
- the rpiA gene encoding ribose-5-phosphate isomerase RpiA codes for the protein MTQDQLKQAVAQAAVDFILPKLDDKSIVGVGTGSTANCFIDALAQHKGAFDGAVASSEATAARLKGHGIPVYELNTVSDLEFYIDGADESDAHLNLIKGGGAALTREKIVAAVAKTFICIADGSKLVPVLGAFPLPVEVIPMARSHVARQLVKLGGDPVYREGVLTDNGNIILDVFNLQITNPVELEAQINAIVGVVTNGLFAARPADLLLLGTSEGVKTLKAE
- a CDS encoding SdiA-regulated domain-containing protein, with amino-acid sequence MRRLARPKPFLIILSVIALIALIAIGQYLRLFERAWFNLHTLWQPQSTESIGLDQYRVDIESRVIEGLNDDVSALTYDPVRKSLFTVTNKNAELIELSLEGRILRRVALIGFGDPEAVEFISADTYVITDERQQRLIKIHLEHDTTFLDAADAEQMTLGVHMSGNKGFEGLAYDSVGKRLFVAKERDPMLIYEVHGFPHFNPEKSYAVHVINNPKRDAGMFVRDLSSLQYDERSGHLLALSDESRLILELDVDGRPLSTLSLIKGRQGLRKTVPQAEGIAMDDDGTLYLVSEPNLFYVFKKPAQN
- a CDS encoding SdiA-regulated domain-containing protein, with the protein product MSSQTQLNTPRRSRFALRWYYWLLLVVAAGYGLAYAMHWDDRGLLWVRERFESPAERTASVWLPDYRVVIDAKLLPGMEKDEASDLSYDPQTKTLFSVMGKNPFLVELTLQGDVLRKMPLVGWINPEGVTVMGNGLLAIVDEREHMLSIVKVDANTRELKRDDFPKYDLGPSKNQNKAFEAITWDARNQRLLLGEERPPALFTWKSDGSQTLTGDKQKLPSNELDIRNLSALAIDPRTGHTLVLSADSHLLLELDEKGDQVSFMTLLGGFNGLKQTIPRAEGVTMDEAGTLYMVSEPNLFYRFEKQK
- a CDS encoding fumarylacetoacetate hydrolase family protein — encoded protein: MSYQHQYVDGTRIHFPLGKVVCIGRNYAEHAKELDNPVPTEPLLFIKPGSCVVPLEGGFSIPTERGSVHYEAEIAVLIGKPLSTKPSREEVLDAISGFAPALDLTLRDKQAELKSKGLPWEIAKSFDGAAVIAPFVVGSTFADLTDIGIRLTINGEVRQDGNSSAMLNPIVPMIQHMAGCFSLQAGDVILTGTPVGVGPLNVGDDIVLELPGASRFISSVR
- a CDS encoding FAD-binding oxidoreductase, whose product is MTNPALIDELKTLVEPGKVLTDADSLNAYGKDWTKHFAPAPSAIVFPKTIEQVQAIVRWANEHKVALVPSGGRTGLSAAAVAANGEVVVSFDYMNQILDINLTDRTAVCQPGVVTEQLQNAAEEHDLYYPVDFASAGSSQIGGNIGTNAGGIKVIRYGMTRNWVAGMKVVTGKGDVLELNKDLIKNATGYDLRQLFIGAEGTLGFVVEATMRLDRAPKNLTAMVLGTADFDSIMPVLHAFQGKLDLTAFEFFSDKALAKVMGRGDVPAPFETDCPFYALLEFEATTEEVANSALETFEHCVEQGWVLDGVMSQSETQLQNLWKLREYISETISHWTPYKNDISVTVSKVPAFLREIDAIVGKHYPDFEIVWFGHIGDGNLHLNILKPDNLSKDEFFAKCATVNKWVFETVEKYNGSISAEHGVGMTKRDYLTYSRSPVEIEYMKAVKAVFDPNGIMNPGKIFAV
- the serA gene encoding phosphoglycerate dehydrogenase; the protein is MSKTSLDKSKIKFLLLEGVHQSAVDVLKAAGYTSIEYLTGSLPEDQLKEKIADAHFIGIRSRTQLTEEIFDHAKKLVAVGCFCIGTNQVDLSAARERGIAVFNAPYSNTRSVAELVLAEAILLLRGIPEKNASCHRGGWIKSAANSFEIRGKKLGIVGYGSIGTQLSVLAEGLGMQVFFYDTVTKLPLGNATQVGNLHELLGMSDIVTLHVPETAATQWMIGEKEIRAIKKGGILINAARGTVVELDHLAAAIKDKHLIGAAIDVFPVEPRSNDEEFESPLRGLDNVILTPHIGGSTAEAQANIGLEVAEKLVKYSDNGTSVSSVNFPEVALPAHPGKHRLLHIHENIPGVMSEINKVFAENGINISGQFLQTNEKVGYVVIDVDAEYSELAQEKLQHVNGTIRSRVLF
- a CDS encoding DUF4399 domain-containing protein, encoding MKTFMSRAALAGLLLSASMMASAATPAPAGASVSIVEPSSGAVVDKTFKVKFEVKGIALAPAGDPTANTGHHHLLVDAKEIVPAGSVIPTDTNHIHFGKAQTETELTLTPGKHTLQLELGDKGHMAFDPPIVSEKITVTVK
- a CDS encoding transporter substrate-binding domain-containing protein, which translates into the protein MRFLPGLICLLPLLSPLAHAELIDDVYDRGELRIALEANTPPFNFKDGDTLTGFEVELGQLLANELDVRADFIVTDEADLLQGVESGKYDVALNHIALTPELKDRFDFSEPYTQVNAQLLAKKDKQPRPLVLVQTLAEEKPKVGPPVDLAIPFQKGNPAFHASLENALQRIKADGRLEALSQKWLKP